The following proteins are co-located in the Spirosoma montaniterrae genome:
- a CDS encoding SusD/RagB family nutrient-binding outer membrane lipoprotein, which yields MTRPLLMLRGSVLLLLLLTACDKGFDELNVNPIALSSVDPAFQLNTAIVSGAHGYNNLQYEAIIVKQMINPFSGVGAAGQYNQDNRSVTAANWQRGYREVIRELTDVLAKTKDVPARSNLYNMARIWRAYYFMFLTDTYGDIPYTQAGKSYLEGIVTPVYDPQQAIYTDLINELETASAALDAAKARITSDVLYGGDITKWKRLGYSLLLRAGMRLSKVDPAKAAATVAKAVAGGLMQANADNAVIQHTASFPNPVGAQLNGGQADFFYLAEDFVTYLKANNDPRLASIAVRYVGARSTADQRETRADRSPAVQIGMPQGYDNTTVSAAVTRDKLASLYDYSQLDRTRMAGLQSPTFYVTYAQTQLLLAEAVHRQWTTGNVATLYASGIRAHMQQLALYGASTAIAEAAITGYVQANPLTPGKELELINTQYWVASFLNGPEAWANFRRSDFPTLKPNPFPGSDLKTEPFIRRLTYTDAELNVNKINVQQAIARQGPNLLDTRIWWDKK from the coding sequence ATGACTCGACCGCTACTTATGCTACGGGGGAGCGTACTGCTCCTGCTGTTGCTCACCGCCTGCGATAAAGGGTTCGACGAACTGAATGTCAACCCAATCGCGCTCAGTTCCGTCGATCCGGCGTTTCAACTCAATACAGCCATCGTTTCGGGGGCGCATGGTTACAACAACCTCCAGTATGAAGCCATCATTGTCAAACAGATGATCAACCCCTTCAGCGGGGTGGGCGCGGCTGGTCAGTATAACCAGGACAACCGAAGCGTTACGGCGGCCAACTGGCAGCGTGGCTACCGCGAGGTAATCCGGGAACTGACCGACGTACTGGCGAAGACCAAAGACGTACCGGCCCGCTCGAACCTCTACAACATGGCGCGAATCTGGCGGGCGTACTATTTTATGTTTCTGACCGATACGTATGGCGATATTCCGTACACGCAGGCCGGCAAAAGCTATCTCGAAGGCATTGTAACGCCGGTCTATGACCCGCAACAGGCCATCTATACCGACCTCATCAACGAACTGGAAACCGCATCAGCCGCACTCGATGCCGCCAAAGCCCGCATTACGTCAGACGTGCTCTACGGAGGAGATATTACCAAATGGAAACGGCTGGGCTACTCGCTGCTGCTCCGGGCCGGTATGCGGCTCTCTAAAGTTGACCCCGCCAAAGCCGCTGCTACGGTAGCGAAAGCCGTGGCGGGCGGGCTGATGCAGGCCAACGCCGACAATGCCGTGATTCAGCATACGGCCAGCTTCCCGAATCCGGTGGGGGCGCAGCTCAACGGCGGACAGGCCGATTTCTTTTACTTAGCCGAAGATTTCGTGACGTACCTGAAAGCCAACAACGACCCCCGACTGGCGTCGATAGCCGTGCGCTACGTTGGGGCCAGAAGCACCGCCGATCAGCGCGAAACCCGCGCCGACCGCTCACCGGCAGTGCAGATTGGTATGCCGCAGGGATACGATAATACCACCGTTTCGGCGGCTGTCACCCGCGATAAACTTGCCAGTTTGTACGACTACAGCCAGCTCGACCGCACCCGGATGGCGGGGCTTCAATCGCCCACGTTTTATGTGACATACGCCCAAACCCAGCTCCTGCTGGCCGAGGCCGTACATCGGCAATGGACAACGGGCAACGTAGCCACACTCTACGCCAGTGGCATTCGGGCACACATGCAGCAATTGGCGCTCTACGGTGCCAGTACCGCCATCGCCGAAGCGGCCATTACGGGCTATGTACAGGCCAATCCGCTTACACCGGGCAAAGAACTGGAGTTGATAAACACACAATATTGGGTAGCGTCGTTTCTGAACGGCCCCGAAGCCTGGGCCAATTTTCGCCGGTCGGACTTTCCAACGCTGAAGCCCAATCCATTTCCGGGTAGCGATCTGAAAACGGAGCCTTTTATACGCAGACTTACCTACACCGATGCCGAACTGAACGTCAACAAAATCAACGTTCAGCAGGCCATTGCCCGGCAAGGACCGAACCTGCTCGACACCCGTATCTGGTGGGACAAAAAGTAG
- a CDS encoding amidohydrolase family protein, whose translation MRSAKNKSLNSQKTDSQLPRRDLFRMVAGALAVSAARAGSALADSHAASALVNNDWVIEWNAHIFSPDTNRFPIHQQAVYKPDLSKHPADPLAAYLDRLREQRIDRAVIVQPEPYGDDHRLVLDCLRREPDRLRGTSLFYPRDARAPQKLAELVRQEPRIVSTRFHAHRGKENYLDSFADAGVRALWKQAVNLNLIVELHIGPNYAGQVGKLMRDFPASKVLIDHLAEPHLGSAVEFADVLDLATFTNVYMKLSGLGHFATDAPYYDSARSFTRRVVQAFGPNRMVWGSGPPDIVDRHLADYSDADRRKVKGTNLRNLLNWT comes from the coding sequence ATGAGAAGCGCGAAAAACAAGAGTCTCAACAGTCAAAAAACGGACAGCCAACTGCCCCGGCGCGATCTTTTTCGGATGGTTGCGGGCGCATTGGCCGTGAGTGCTGCCCGCGCCGGTTCGGCATTGGCCGATTCTCACGCAGCTTCTGCGCTGGTGAACAATGACTGGGTGATCGAATGGAATGCGCACATCTTCAGTCCTGACACAAACCGGTTTCCAATTCACCAGCAGGCCGTTTACAAACCCGACCTGTCCAAACACCCTGCCGACCCGCTGGCGGCTTACTTGGACCGGCTTCGCGAACAGCGCATCGACCGGGCCGTGATTGTGCAGCCCGAACCCTACGGCGACGACCACCGGCTGGTACTCGATTGCCTCCGGCGCGAACCTGACCGGCTCCGGGGAACCAGTTTGTTTTACCCCCGCGATGCCCGCGCCCCGCAGAAACTGGCCGAATTGGTCAGGCAGGAGCCGCGTATCGTTTCTACCCGGTTTCATGCCCATCGGGGCAAAGAAAATTACCTCGATAGTTTTGCCGACGCGGGTGTTCGGGCACTCTGGAAACAGGCCGTTAACCTCAATCTAATTGTCGAACTGCACATTGGCCCCAACTATGCCGGGCAGGTTGGCAAGCTCATGCGCGACTTCCCAGCCAGCAAAGTGCTGATCGATCATTTAGCCGAACCGCATCTCGGATCGGCGGTTGAATTTGCCGACGTGCTCGATTTGGCAACCTTCACGAACGTGTACATGAAGCTGTCGGGGCTGGGCCATTTTGCTACCGACGCACCTTATTACGATAGTGCCCGGTCGTTTACGCGCCGGGTGGTGCAGGCGTTTGGCCCCAACCGCATGGTGTGGGGAAGTGGCCCGCCCGACATTGTTGATCGGCATTTAGCTGACTATTCCGACGCCGACCGCCGAAAGGTGAAAGGCACCAACCTTCGTAACCTGCTGAACTGGACCTGA
- a CDS encoding HpcH/HpaI aldolase family protein — MKNLKKRLQQGETLNGCWLNLGSPITAEIVGLAGFDWVLIDLEHGAGSERDVVFQLQALEHTPTAALVRVESSEPQRIHRILDMGAEGIMCPKITDAAGAQRVVNGLHYPPHGNRGVAKMVRATGFGQHFDSYYQQARETVLGVVQIETVAVLDHLDEVAAIEGVDVLFIGPADLSMELGIFGQFDHPRFKEALQETVNAAQKAGKATGILFFNPADYQRYHDLGIRLIACGADATFVADGARSLAKTLAGFRSKL; from the coding sequence ATGAAGAATCTCAAAAAACGCCTGCAACAGGGCGAAACGCTGAATGGCTGCTGGCTGAATCTCGGAAGCCCCATCACCGCCGAAATTGTAGGGCTGGCCGGGTTCGACTGGGTGTTGATCGATCTTGAACACGGTGCCGGTTCTGAGCGCGATGTAGTGTTTCAGCTTCAGGCACTCGAACATACCCCTACGGCGGCTCTTGTGCGGGTCGAAAGCAGCGAACCCCAGCGCATCCATCGCATCCTCGATATGGGAGCCGAAGGAATTATGTGTCCGAAAATCACCGACGCAGCCGGGGCGCAGCGGGTCGTTAATGGCCTGCATTACCCGCCCCACGGCAACCGGGGTGTAGCCAAGATGGTGCGGGCAACTGGCTTCGGGCAGCACTTCGATAGCTACTATCAGCAAGCCCGCGAGACGGTGTTGGGCGTCGTGCAAATCGAGACGGTGGCCGTACTCGACCACCTCGATGAGGTAGCAGCTATCGAGGGGGTCGACGTGCTGTTCATCGGCCCCGCCGACCTGTCGATGGAACTCGGCATTTTCGGGCAGTTTGACCATCCGCGTTTCAAAGAGGCTTTGCAGGAAACTGTCAATGCGGCTCAGAAGGCGGGTAAAGCGACCGGCATTCTATTTTTCAATCCCGCCGACTACCAACGCTACCATGACCTCGGCATCCGGCTCATTGCCTGCGGAGCCGACGCTACGTTTGTTGCCGACGGTGCGCGGTCGCTGGCTAAAACACTGGCCGGGTTTCGCAGTAAACTCTGA
- a CDS encoding GntP family permease, whose amino-acid sequence MNDPLFILLVGVIIVVGGIIGLKLHPFLALLLGAFVVALLTPASVIEQMAIAKGTAPAAAAALAKKSIGERIATEFGNTCAKIGILIAMAAIIGKCMLESGAAERIIRSMLRLTGIGKAPVAFLVSSFFLGIPVFFDTVLFLMMPLAKAMTLRIGKNYLLLVLCIMAGAAMANSLVPPAPGPLFLVGEMNIPIGLMMVAGTIVGLFTITAGYFFALWANNKMPIPLRDSLDARLEDIQAIAAKDDKQLPPLGVSLLPVLIPLVFICIDTALDARATPGQTSSFFSLLQFLGDKNIAIVLGGVAALLLVVYQRKDQNKPEGLTPFVQAALMSGGGIILITAAGGAFGGMLQQTGISTRIADLTKDYQMALIPLAFLIAAVVRTAQGSATVALITASGILSGMANNASLSFHPVYIGLAIGCGSKLVPWMNDAGFWIICKLSNLTEQEALKTISPLLVVMGLAGLIVIMIGAQLFPLV is encoded by the coding sequence CTGAACGACCCCCTTTTCATTCTCCTCGTTGGCGTAATTATCGTCGTTGGCGGCATCATTGGCTTAAAGCTGCATCCGTTTCTGGCTCTTTTGCTGGGTGCTTTTGTGGTTGCCCTGCTTACGCCCGCTTCGGTTATCGAGCAAATGGCGATAGCCAAAGGAACCGCCCCGGCAGCAGCAGCGGCTCTCGCCAAAAAAAGCATTGGCGAACGAATTGCCACCGAGTTTGGGAATACCTGCGCCAAAATTGGCATTCTGATCGCGATGGCGGCCATTATCGGAAAGTGTATGCTCGAAAGCGGTGCTGCCGAACGAATTATCCGGTCGATGCTGCGGCTAACGGGTATCGGCAAAGCCCCCGTTGCGTTTCTGGTCAGCAGCTTTTTTCTGGGCATTCCGGTGTTTTTCGATACGGTGCTGTTTCTGATGATGCCCCTGGCAAAAGCCATGACGCTACGTATCGGTAAAAATTACCTGCTGCTGGTGTTGTGCATTATGGCGGGAGCGGCTATGGCTAACTCCCTCGTTCCTCCCGCACCCGGTCCGTTGTTTTTGGTTGGCGAGATGAATATCCCGATTGGGCTGATGATGGTAGCGGGTACTATCGTGGGCCTGTTTACGATTACGGCGGGCTACTTCTTCGCGCTCTGGGCCAACAATAAAATGCCCATTCCGCTGCGCGATTCGCTCGATGCCCGGCTCGAAGACATTCAGGCTATTGCGGCTAAAGACGATAAGCAACTGCCCCCGCTTGGCGTATCGCTGTTGCCCGTGCTGATTCCGCTGGTGTTTATCTGTATCGACACCGCACTCGATGCCCGCGCCACGCCCGGTCAGACGAGTAGTTTTTTCAGTCTGTTGCAGTTTCTGGGCGATAAAAACATTGCTATTGTGCTGGGTGGCGTTGCGGCCCTGTTGCTGGTGGTTTATCAGCGAAAAGATCAGAACAAACCCGAAGGACTGACGCCTTTTGTGCAGGCCGCGCTCATGAGCGGGGGCGGCATCATTCTCATTACGGCGGCTGGGGGCGCGTTTGGTGGTATGTTGCAGCAAACCGGCATCAGCACCCGCATTGCCGATCTGACCAAAGACTACCAGATGGCCCTTATTCCGCTGGCTTTCCTGATTGCCGCTGTTGTTCGCACGGCGCAGGGGTCGGCAACGGTCGCACTCATCACGGCTTCGGGCATTTTGTCGGGTATGGCTAATAACGCCAGCCTGTCGTTTCACCCGGTGTATATCGGTCTGGCGATTGGCTGCGGCTCCAAATTGGTGCCGTGGATGAACGACGCCGGCTTCTGGATTATCTGCAAACTCAGTAACCTCACCGAGCAGGAAGCGCTCAAGACTATTTCGCCCCTGCTGGTGGTGATGGGGCTGGCGGGCCTGATTGTCATCATGATTGGTGCTCAACTATTTCCTTTGGTTTAA
- a CDS encoding 2-hydroxy-3-oxopropionate reductase — translation MEKIGFIGLGIMGKPMALNLLKAGYPVRVLTQSKAASSLTEAGATEAPTARALAEQCDLIITMLPDSPQVIDVVTGSDGVLAGIRPGAVFIDMSTIAPATARHVHELMQAKGVEALDAPVSGGQAGAESASLSIMAGGSEAAFERVLPVFRAMGKNIVHIGTPGAGQTTKACNQLIVGQTIQAVAEAFALADKAGVDLKKMRNVLLGGFAQSRILDLHGKRMIERNFAPGFKLKLHHKDLTIALQTGESLGVALTGTALVAQQMQRALSVGNGELDHSALLLLLETENQPKP, via the coding sequence ATGGAAAAAATAGGATTTATCGGCCTCGGCATCATGGGCAAACCAATGGCCCTCAACCTGCTCAAAGCGGGCTACCCGGTGCGGGTACTGACGCAGAGCAAAGCAGCGTCGAGCCTAACCGAAGCCGGGGCCACCGAAGCACCGACCGCACGGGCGTTAGCTGAACAATGCGATCTGATTATCACGATGCTGCCCGACTCGCCCCAGGTAATCGACGTAGTGACTGGGTCAGATGGCGTGTTGGCCGGTATTCGGCCCGGAGCCGTGTTCATCGACATGTCGACTATTGCCCCGGCTACGGCCCGCCACGTTCACGAGTTGATGCAGGCCAAAGGGGTCGAAGCACTCGATGCGCCCGTATCGGGTGGGCAGGCAGGTGCCGAAAGTGCCAGCCTGTCGATTATGGCGGGCGGCAGCGAGGCCGCGTTCGAGCGCGTGTTGCCGGTATTCCGGGCTATGGGTAAAAACATTGTTCATATCGGCACACCGGGTGCGGGTCAAACCACCAAAGCCTGCAATCAGCTTATTGTTGGGCAAACGATTCAGGCTGTGGCCGAAGCGTTTGCGTTAGCGGATAAAGCGGGCGTCGATCTGAAGAAAATGCGGAACGTTCTGCTCGGTGGGTTCGCTCAAAGCCGTATCCTCGACCTGCACGGCAAACGCATGATCGAGCGCAATTTCGCGCCGGGCTTTAAACTCAAACTACATCACAAAGACCTGACCATTGCCCTGCAAACCGGCGAATCGCTGGGGGTAGCGTTAACTGGTACGGCCCTCGTTGCCCAACAGATGCAGCGTGCCCTGTCGGTAGGCAATGGCGAATTAGACCACAGTGCCTTGCTGTTACTCCTCGAAACCGAAAATCAACCAAAGCCATGA
- a CDS encoding mannonate dehydratase translates to MKRSQFLKTVAVGSAGTALGQPNTTPAEGQRVPKKPVRMVVGCQAGGTTIENLEFKARHGVFNLDGGSPKTIPGKGWDLTDSLAKREACEKYGIALDAYHFPLTSAGIDKVEYPNIMLGKSPERDREIELLQQMIQVAGKTGIKVLNYNTTILPVLRTGKTVDPKRGNAIYSTWNYEEALRQNHPKTIAGDVSIDQMFERITYLLDRLLPVAAEYKVKLANHIADPPTPVGYRGITRWNSPDVFAGIKRFAQLYNSPWHGFNFCIGSIAEGLKDPKTEIMPIIKWVGERNQIFNVHLRNIKGGWNNFMEVYPDNGDMNFLHVVRALRDVGYAGMVMPDHVPHHALKEADLQAFSFAYGYIKALLQSVADDVA, encoded by the coding sequence ATGAAACGTAGTCAGTTTTTAAAGACGGTTGCCGTAGGCTCTGCCGGAACGGCACTGGGGCAACCGAATACCACGCCTGCGGAGGGGCAACGCGTTCCTAAAAAGCCGGTGCGGATGGTGGTCGGCTGTCAGGCGGGCGGAACCACCATCGAAAACTTAGAGTTCAAAGCCCGACACGGTGTGTTCAACCTCGACGGCGGATCGCCCAAAACTATTCCGGGAAAAGGCTGGGACCTCACCGATTCACTTGCCAAACGCGAAGCCTGCGAAAAATACGGCATTGCCCTTGACGCTTACCATTTTCCGCTTACGTCGGCGGGCATCGACAAGGTAGAATACCCGAATATCATGCTCGGCAAAAGCCCCGAACGCGACCGGGAGATCGAGCTATTGCAGCAGATGATTCAGGTAGCGGGCAAAACGGGCATTAAAGTACTCAACTACAATACCACCATTCTCCCTGTGCTTCGCACGGGCAAAACCGTTGACCCTAAGCGCGGTAATGCCATTTACAGCACCTGGAATTACGAAGAAGCTCTCCGGCAAAACCATCCGAAAACCATTGCCGGCGACGTATCCATCGATCAGATGTTCGAGCGGATCACCTATCTCCTCGACCGGCTGCTGCCAGTGGCGGCTGAATACAAAGTAAAGCTGGCTAACCACATTGCCGACCCGCCTACGCCCGTCGGTTATCGGGGCATCACGCGCTGGAACAGCCCCGACGTGTTTGCGGGCATCAAGCGGTTCGCCCAACTCTATAACAGCCCCTGGCATGGATTCAATTTTTGCATAGGCTCGATTGCCGAAGGATTGAAGGACCCTAAAACCGAGATCATGCCCATTATTAAGTGGGTGGGTGAGCGTAATCAGATTTTCAATGTACACCTGCGTAACATCAAAGGCGGCTGGAATAACTTCATGGAGGTATATCCCGATAACGGCGACATGAACTTTCTGCATGTTGTTCGTGCCCTTCGCGACGTGGGTTACGCTGGCATGGTTATGCCCGACCACGTGCCGCACCACGCGCTTAAAGAAGCTGATTTGCAGGCTTTTTCGTTTGCATACGGGTATATTAAAGCACTTCTCCAGTCTGTCGCCGATGACGTTGCCTAA
- a CDS encoding enolase C-terminal domain-like protein, which yields MTLPNTRTGPCIREVRITPIAIVDPPLLNAAGLHAPYALRTIVELVTEDGISGISEIPGNVATNDALASATHLLTGRDVFQQNTIRQVLTEHFGTENAAQRGLTPWDQRKLVHIFSAVEVACLDIVGKVTNRPVVDLLGGKLRDQVPFSAYLFYKYEGAGGELGFGSDPAAQGWSAARQAAALDPAGIVAQAQAMCAEFGFQSIKLKGGVFDPSDEVAAMFALRDAFGPDRPGGALPLRIDPNALWTVETAIRYGRQLEPILEYLEDPVRGQANMATVRKALKTPLATNMCTTSFDDIPASIALGSEDIILSDHHFWGGLRASMTLAGICDTFGRGLSMHSNSHLGISLAAMVHLGAALPNLTYALDTHYPWQSDEVIKGGRFRFDDGAVAVPTEPGLGVELDHEALARLHQNYLTCGLTERNDEIEMQKVNPGWQFQATRW from the coding sequence ATGACGTTGCCTAACACCCGCACCGGTCCGTGCATCCGGGAAGTACGTATCACGCCCATCGCCATCGTAGACCCGCCCCTGCTCAACGCGGCTGGTCTGCACGCGCCCTACGCCCTGCGAACCATCGTCGAACTGGTGACGGAGGACGGCATCTCAGGAATCAGCGAAATTCCCGGCAACGTAGCAACCAACGACGCCCTGGCTTCCGCGACCCATCTGCTGACGGGCCGCGACGTATTCCAGCAAAACACCATTCGGCAGGTGCTAACGGAGCATTTCGGCACTGAAAACGCGGCCCAGCGGGGACTCACACCCTGGGATCAGCGAAAATTAGTACATATTTTCAGTGCCGTAGAAGTAGCCTGTCTCGACATTGTGGGCAAAGTGACCAACCGACCCGTGGTTGACTTGCTGGGTGGGAAACTGCGCGATCAGGTGCCGTTTTCGGCGTATCTGTTCTACAAATATGAAGGAGCCGGGGGCGAATTGGGCTTCGGTTCCGATCCGGCAGCGCAGGGCTGGTCGGCTGCCCGGCAAGCCGCTGCCCTCGACCCGGCAGGCATTGTGGCCCAGGCCCAGGCCATGTGTGCGGAGTTTGGTTTTCAGTCGATTAAACTGAAAGGTGGCGTATTCGACCCATCGGACGAAGTGGCGGCTATGTTCGCCCTGCGCGATGCCTTTGGCCCTGACCGGCCCGGCGGTGCGTTACCGCTACGCATCGACCCAAACGCACTCTGGACCGTGGAAACCGCCATTCGGTACGGGCGGCAACTGGAGCCGATTCTGGAGTACTTAGAAGACCCCGTTCGTGGACAGGCCAACATGGCTACGGTGCGGAAGGCACTGAAAACACCGTTGGCAACCAACATGTGTACCACCTCGTTTGACGACATTCCGGCCAGCATCGCGCTTGGCTCCGAAGACATTATTCTGAGCGATCACCATTTTTGGGGTGGTCTCCGGGCTTCCATGACACTCGCCGGTATCTGCGATACGTTCGGGCGCGGGCTGTCGATGCATTCCAACAGCCACCTCGGCATTTCGCTGGCAGCTATGGTTCACCTCGGCGCGGCCCTGCCCAACCTGACTTACGCGCTCGACACGCACTATCCGTGGCAGTCAGACGAAGTCATCAAGGGTGGACGATTCCGGTTTGACGATGGCGCGGTAGCTGTACCTACAGAGCCGGGGCTTGGCGTTGAACTGGACCACGAAGCCTTAGCCCGGCTGCACCAGAATTATCTGACATGCGGACTCACCGAACGCAACGATGAGATAGAAATGCAGAAAGTGAATCCCGGCTGGCAATTTCAGGCTACGCGCTGGTAG
- a CDS encoding amidohydrolase family protein, giving the protein MNYNCLQVLCALCVISLVSAVNSLAQKPADMPLGFEEYDPVSTLKVPEHKLKRAKFPFIDVHNHQFQMDDADLRPLLAQMDSLNMQVMVNLSGRGWGSVAENTRFFKSAVANIQQTNPKRLILFSNINFDDIGKAGWIEQAVQTLEADVKAGAKGLKIYKSLGFSVKDETGQRVRVDDPRLDPIWAKCGELGVPVLIHTADPKSFWDPMDRYNERWLELKLHAGRKRDATNPVPWEKLLAEQHNVFRKHPKTTFINAHMGWYPNDLVKLDSLMQAFPNTVVEIGAVIAELGRQPRASRKFFEKYQDRILFGKDSWVPSEYSTYFRVLETEDEYFPYHKKYHAFWRMYGMGLPDDILKKVYYKNALRIIPGLDKNQFPK; this is encoded by the coding sequence ATGAACTACAACTGTCTACAGGTTCTTTGCGCCCTCTGCGTGATCTCTCTTGTCTCTGCGGTTAATTCACTGGCCCAAAAACCCGCTGATATGCCGCTGGGTTTTGAAGAATATGACCCCGTTTCGACCCTGAAAGTACCCGAACATAAACTGAAGCGGGCTAAGTTTCCATTTATCGATGTCCATAACCATCAGTTTCAGATGGACGATGCCGACCTGCGCCCGCTGCTGGCGCAGATGGACAGCCTGAACATGCAGGTGATGGTCAATCTGAGCGGACGTGGCTGGGGTAGCGTAGCCGAAAACACACGGTTTTTTAAATCGGCAGTTGCCAATATTCAGCAGACAAACCCAAAACGCCTGATTTTGTTCTCAAACATCAATTTCGATGACATAGGCAAAGCAGGTTGGATCGAGCAGGCCGTACAAACGCTCGAAGCTGACGTAAAAGCCGGAGCGAAGGGATTGAAGATATACAAAAGTCTTGGCTTTAGCGTGAAAGACGAAACCGGGCAGCGTGTTCGGGTCGATGACCCACGCCTTGACCCAATCTGGGCCAAATGTGGCGAACTGGGGGTGCCGGTATTGATTCATACCGCCGACCCAAAATCGTTCTGGGACCCGATGGACCGCTACAACGAACGCTGGCTCGAACTCAAACTTCATGCGGGCCGCAAGCGTGATGCCACTAATCCGGTGCCGTGGGAGAAGCTGCTGGCCGAGCAGCATAACGTGTTTCGGAAGCATCCGAAAACTACGTTCATTAACGCCCACATGGGCTGGTATCCAAACGACCTCGTTAAGCTTGACAGTTTGATGCAGGCGTTTCCGAATACGGTGGTCGAGATTGGGGCCGTTATCGCTGAGTTGGGCCGTCAGCCACGGGCGTCGCGGAAGTTTTTCGAGAAATACCAGGATCGCATTCTGTTTGGCAAAGACAGTTGGGTGCCGAGCGAATACAGCACCTACTTCCGGGTGCTGGAAACCGAGGATGAATATTTCCCCTACCACAAAAAATACCACGCTTTCTGGCGTATGTATGGCATGGGACTGCCCGACGATATTCTGAAAAAAGTGTACTACAAGAATGCGCTGCGGATTATTCCAGGATTAGACAAAAACCAGTTTCCGAAATGA
- the ispF gene encoding 2-C-methyl-D-erythritol 2,4-cyclodiphosphate synthase: protein MKIRVGQGYDVHKLVAGHPFWLGGIQIPHTHGAFGHSDADVVCHVLCDALLGAANMRNIGYHFSDKDPRWKGVDSKVLLAEVMRMIREAGWEVGNVDVTVVLQEPKLNPHIPAMKTCLAGVMNIAEDDISIKATTSEHLGFVGRQEGIAAHCVALILNQN from the coding sequence ATGAAAATACGCGTTGGACAGGGCTACGACGTTCATAAGCTTGTGGCAGGACATCCGTTCTGGCTTGGGGGCATTCAGATTCCGCATACGCACGGCGCATTCGGCCACTCCGATGCCGACGTGGTGTGTCATGTGCTGTGCGATGCGCTGCTGGGTGCTGCCAACATGCGGAACATCGGCTACCATTTTTCGGATAAAGACCCGCGCTGGAAAGGCGTCGACAGCAAAGTGCTGCTGGCGGAGGTCATGCGCATGATTCGCGAAGCGGGGTGGGAAGTGGGCAACGTTGACGTGACGGTAGTGTTGCAGGAACCGAAGCTAAACCCGCACATTCCGGCTATGAAAACCTGTCTGGCTGGTGTTATGAACATTGCCGAAGACGATATTTCCATCAAAGCCACTACGTCCGAACATTTGGGCTTTGTGGGCAGGCAGGAAGGCATTGCGGCTCACTGCGTAGCACTTATTCTGAACCAGAATTAA